The following proteins are encoded in a genomic region of Drosophila miranda strain MSH22 chromosome 4, D.miranda_PacBio2.1, whole genome shotgun sequence:
- the LOC108161407 gene encoding uncharacterized protein LOC108161407, with translation MQAKVLTVVSLLAIAGSCSAGFAATYAGYHPATYATYQAPAAVYHQPYAAPVYHHVAPVLAKTVVPAAPVYAKSYALPAPIVKAVAPVAVAAPLVKTIAPAPLHTVVKQVEVESAPRYDFSYGVHDSVTGDIKSQMETRDGGNVVGSYSVLDADGYKRTVTYTADDINGFNAVVQREPFVAARSAPVVSLPAPIYYPQQTQIHQQQLFAPQQVFAEQHGEVVEAPAQPELEPTPVDYSDGQDQQQQQQQQAQQDYPQDQQFPPYAPASPAPAVADNNDDSDVVEARSAAPAVNANTTSTVAPAPVNEENKGDDKKTA, from the exons ATGCAAGCCAAA GTTCTGACTGTTGTCTCCCTTTTGGCGATCGCCGGCTCCTGCAGCGCCGGATTCGCGGCCACGTACGCTGGATACCATCCGGCCACTTATGCCACTTATCAGGCTCCAGCAGCCGTATATCATCAACCGTATGCCGCTCCAGTCTACCACCATGTGGCTCCAGTGCTGGCCAAGACCGTCGTGCCCGCGGCCCCCGTGTACGCCAAGTCCTATGCCCTTCCAGCTCCAATTGTCAAGGCCGTTGCGCccgttgctgtggctgctccCCTGGTCAAGACCATTGCACCTGCGCCACTGCATACCGTTGTGAAGCAAGTGGAGGTAGAGTCGGCTCCACGCTACGACTTCTCCTATGGAGTGCACGACTCCGTGACTGGAGACATCAAGAGCCAGATGGAGACTCGTGACGGAGGCAATGTGGTTGGGTCGTACAGCGTGCTCGATGCCGATGGCTACAAGCGCACGGTGACCTACACCGCTGACGATATCAACGGATTCAATGCCGTGGTCCAGCGTGAGCCCTTCGTAGCCGCCCGTTCCGCCCCTGTTGTATCTCTGCCTGCCCCCATATACTACCCCCAGCAGACGCAAatccaccagcagcagctcttCGCCCCACAGCAGGTGTTCGCCGAACAGCACGGTGAAGTTGTAGAGGCACCGGCACAGCCAGAGCTGGAACCCACTCCTGTTGACTATAGTGACGGACaggatcagcagcagcagcagcagcagcaggcccaGCAGGACTACCCGCAGGATCAGCAGTTCCCCCCCTACGCCCCTGCCTCACCAGCGCCCGCTGTCGCGGACAACAACGATGACTCCGATGTGGTGGAGGCGCGCTCTGCTGCTCCGGCGGTAAACGCCAACACTACCTCTACAGTCGCCCCAGCGCCCGTTAA